A genomic window from Antedon mediterranea chromosome 4, ecAntMedi1.1, whole genome shotgun sequence includes:
- the LOC140048079 gene encoding uncharacterized protein isoform X2, whose protein sequence is MNIMELCILITISILLQGFCLTTSSSSVAEHLGLIDFPEDNNINCTTFDNSSCSLCLPGHFSNQEVKDCYCCGTLSNSKQKGCCEKQCEVCEAGTYQPNIGQTKCLNCSEGTATKQGSETCKECAPGFYANKTASKTCLPCFYGYYSEEYATINCTSCSSGYYQNELGKTECKPCRIGSYCNVSGCQSCSGCGPGYEANEIHATNCTKCSKGYHKSSTSTNLCAVCHQGWYQDKTGQTSCIQCPQGYFCPCPFCVPEPCPSNANCPAGSVQPSYCKSTWYSNEEEGCVPTAQFYIIVCTCSVAMAIIIAVAITVYLRKRRRSGQHEPLLGRSGQNPVYAGL, encoded by the exons ATGAATATTATGGAATTGTGTATATTGATTACAATTAGTATTTTACTTCAAG GTTTTTGCTTGACAACAAGTAGTTCCTCGGTTGCTGAACACCTAGGCCTAATAGATTTTCCTgaagataataatattaattgtacaACCTTTGACAACAGCTCTTGTTCACTTTGTTTACCTGGCCATTTCTCTAATCAAG AGGTAAAAGACTGCTACTGCTGTGGTACATTAAGTAATAGTAAACAGAAGGGATGTTGTGAAAAACAGTGTGAAGTGTGTGAGGCAGGTACATACCAACCAAACATTGGTCAAACTAAGTGCTTGAATTGTTCAGAAGGAACAGCTACCAA ACAAGGTAGTGAAACATGTAAAGAATGCGCTCCTGGTTTTTATGCTAATAAAACTGCCAGCAAAACATGTCTTCCGTGCTTTTATG GGTATTACAGTGAAGAATATGCAACAATCAATTGTACCTCATGCAGTAGTGGTTATTACCAGAATGAATTAGGAAAGACAGAGTGTAAACCATGTAGAATTGGGTCATATTGCAATGTGTCTGGCTGCCAAAG TTGTTCAGGCTGTGGGCCAGGCTATGAGGCAAATGAAATCCACGCCACAAACTGTACAAAGTGCTCTAAAGGATACCACAAGTCATCCACCAGTACCAATCTATGTGCTGTGTGCCATCAAGGCTGGTATCAGGACAAGACTGGTCAGACATCCTGTATTCAGTGCCCTCAAGGTTACTTCTGTCCA TGTCCATTTTGTGTACCTGAGCCTTGCCCTAGCAACGCCAACTGTCCAGCAGGGAGTGTACAGCCCAGTTATTGTAAATCAACATGGTACAGTAATGAGGAAGAG ggaTGTGTTCCTACTGCtcaattttatatcattgtCTGTACTTGTTCCGTTGCTATGGCCATCATTATAGCCGTCGCAATTACAGTCTACCTCCGAAAGCGACGACGAAGCGGACAGCACGAACCTCTTTTGGGACGGTCGGGACAAAACCCTGTATATGCAGGGTTATGA
- the LOC140048079 gene encoding uncharacterized protein isoform X1, protein MNIMELCILITISILLQGFCLTTSSSSVAEHLGLIDFPEDNNINCTTFDNSSCSLCLPGHFSNQEVKDCYCCGTLSNSKQKGCCEKQCEVCEAGTYQPNIGQTKCLNCSEGTATNVTGSANCSDCTPGYYANQKGLHECLACDPGTFTNATSTVTCINCPKGHEQPASGKTSCILCGKGHYADTEKTKHCMECHAGSYSNETGSEHCTLCGLGFFQNETGQTDCNPCNLGHSSIEQGSETCKECAPGFYANKTASKTCLPCFYGYYSEEYATINCTSCSSGYYQNELGKTECKPCRIGSYCNVSGCQSCSGCGPGYEANEIHATNCTKCSKGYHKSSTSTNLCAVCHQGWYQDKTGQTSCIQCPQGYFCPCPFCVPEPCPSNANCPAGSVQPSYCKSTWYSNEEEGCVPTAQFYIIVCTCSVAMAIIIAVAITVYLRKRRRSGQHEPLLGRSGQNPVYAGL, encoded by the exons ATGAATATTATGGAATTGTGTATATTGATTACAATTAGTATTTTACTTCAAG GTTTTTGCTTGACAACAAGTAGTTCCTCGGTTGCTGAACACCTAGGCCTAATAGATTTTCCTgaagataataatattaattgtacaACCTTTGACAACAGCTCTTGTTCACTTTGTTTACCTGGCCATTTCTCTAATCAAG AGGTAAAAGACTGCTACTGCTGTGGTACATTAAGTAATAGTAAACAGAAGGGATGTTGTGAAAAACAGTGTGAAGTGTGTGAGGCAGGTACATACCAACCAAACATTGGTCAAACTAAGTGCTTGAATTGTTCAGAAGGAACAGCTACCAA tGTTACAGGTAGTGCCAACTGCTCTGATTGCACACCTGGATATTATGCTAATCAGAAGGGTCTTCATGAATGCTTGGCCTGTGACCCTGGCACATTCACAAATGCCACTTCTACAGTCACTTGCATAAATTGCCCAAAAGGCCATGAGCAACCCGCTTCTGGTAAAACATCCTGTATACTGTGTGGTAAGGGTCACTATGCTGATACAGAAAAGACTAAGCATTGTATGGAATGTCATGCAGGATCTTATAGCAATGAAACAGGAAGTGAGCATTGCACGTTATGTGGGCTAGGATTCTTTCAAAATGAAACGGGACAAACTGACTGTAACCCCTGTAACTTGGGTCATTCAAGCATCGA ACAAGGTAGTGAAACATGTAAAGAATGCGCTCCTGGTTTTTATGCTAATAAAACTGCCAGCAAAACATGTCTTCCGTGCTTTTATG GGTATTACAGTGAAGAATATGCAACAATCAATTGTACCTCATGCAGTAGTGGTTATTACCAGAATGAATTAGGAAAGACAGAGTGTAAACCATGTAGAATTGGGTCATATTGCAATGTGTCTGGCTGCCAAAG TTGTTCAGGCTGTGGGCCAGGCTATGAGGCAAATGAAATCCACGCCACAAACTGTACAAAGTGCTCTAAAGGATACCACAAGTCATCCACCAGTACCAATCTATGTGCTGTGTGCCATCAAGGCTGGTATCAGGACAAGACTGGTCAGACATCCTGTATTCAGTGCCCTCAAGGTTACTTCTGTCCA TGTCCATTTTGTGTACCTGAGCCTTGCCCTAGCAACGCCAACTGTCCAGCAGGGAGTGTACAGCCCAGTTATTGTAAATCAACATGGTACAGTAATGAGGAAGAG ggaTGTGTTCCTACTGCtcaattttatatcattgtCTGTACTTGTTCCGTTGCTATGGCCATCATTATAGCCGTCGCAATTACAGTCTACCTCCGAAAGCGACGACGAAGCGGACAGCACGAACCTCTTTTGGGACGGTCGGGACAAAACCCTGTATATGCAGGGTTATGA